Proteins encoded within one genomic window of Salipaludibacillus agaradhaerens:
- a CDS encoding anti-sigma regulatory factor yields the protein MQVQTHVDIHSEWGIVAARQAGRKLAREIGFGSVDQARITTAISELARNIYLYANKGQIQIEEVTSSENRGIKIVAVDEGPGIKDLRRVMEDGFTTSGGLGAGLPGVKRLMDTFDIESEVNEGTTITAIKWLR from the coding sequence ATGCAAGTCCAAACCCATGTTGATATCCACAGTGAGTGGGGAATTGTCGCTGCAAGACAAGCAGGTCGTAAACTTGCGCGTGAAATCGGGTTTGGTTCCGTTGACCAGGCGAGAATCACGACAGCGATTTCCGAATTAGCGAGAAATATATATTTATATGCCAACAAAGGTCAAATACAAATTGAAGAGGTCACTTCATCGGAAAACCGAGGAATAAAAATAGTCGCTGTTGACGAAGGCCCTGGTATTAAAGATCTCCGCCGTGTTATGGAAGATGGGTTCACAACTTCAGGCGGACTCGGGGCTGGACTACCGGGAGTGAAACGTTTAATGGATACGTTCGATATAGAGTCTGAGGTAAATGAAGGAACAACAATTACTGCAATTAAGTGGCTTCGATAG
- a CDS encoding STAS domain-containing protein → MRIPILKLHDYLLISVQVELDDQTALQFQEDVLEKIHEEGSKGVVIDLTSVEMIDSFIAKVLGDVVDMSNLMGAKVVLTGIQPAVAITLIDMGIVLDEVPTALDLEQGLERLQLELEG, encoded by the coding sequence TTGCGAATTCCCATACTTAAATTACACGACTATTTACTAATTTCAGTCCAGGTGGAACTGGATGACCAAACGGCTCTTCAATTTCAAGAGGATGTTTTAGAGAAAATTCACGAAGAAGGTTCAAAAGGTGTTGTCATCGATCTCACTTCCGTAGAGATGATTGATTCATTTATCGCCAAAGTATTAGGGGATGTGGTGGACATGTCTAACCTAATGGGCGCGAAAGTGGTGCTAACCGGTATTCAACCTGCCGTTGCCATTACATTAATTGATATGGGCATCGTTCTAGATGAGGTCCCTACGGCATTAGACCTTGAGCAAGGGTTGGAAAGACTCCAACTCGAATTGGAGGGTTGA
- a CDS encoding RsbT co-antagonist protein RsbRA: protein MNPFIRDIILEHKTEIMERWSKEIKKFRSDDSLQNISDTMYENTNQEFGNKLILTVQTEGKEYHDDLIQFAERLIQLGWPLNYITRGLQEFRKIIVESLSETGENYCKSIEFFQEIESWIDDIVNLLVNQYSGSWENTVFLQKMALKELSAPLIPVFQNISVMPLIGTIDTERAKLIMENLLEGVIEHRSQVVLIDITGVPVVDTMVAHHIIQASEAVRLVGAKCILVGIRPEIAQTIVNLGIDLGKFPTKSTLKKGIEAALEITKKQIVDLEV from the coding sequence ATGAATCCTTTTATTCGAGATATTATTTTAGAGCATAAAACCGAAATAATGGAAAGATGGTCCAAAGAAATAAAAAAATTTCGCTCTGATGATTCTTTGCAAAATATATCTGATACTATGTACGAAAATACAAATCAAGAGTTTGGAAATAAACTCATTCTAACTGTTCAAACTGAAGGGAAAGAATATCACGATGATTTGATTCAATTTGCCGAACGGCTTATTCAATTAGGGTGGCCACTTAATTATATTACGCGTGGCTTACAAGAGTTTCGCAAAATTATAGTGGAATCTTTGTCGGAAACAGGAGAGAATTATTGTAAAAGTATCGAGTTTTTCCAAGAAATAGAAAGTTGGATTGATGATATTGTTAACCTACTTGTTAATCAATACTCCGGTTCGTGGGAAAACACTGTTTTTCTACAAAAAATGGCTTTGAAAGAATTATCCGCACCACTTATTCCAGTTTTTCAGAATATAAGTGTTATGCCGTTAATTGGAACGATTGATACTGAGCGGGCGAAGCTTATTATGGAGAATTTGCTTGAGGGGGTCATTGAGCACCGTTCTCAAGTTGTCCTGATAGATATTACAGGTGTCCCCGTTGTGGATACAATGGTGGCGCATCATATTATTCAAGCTTCTGAGGCTGTTAGATTGGTAGGGGCGAAATGTATTCTCGTAGGTATTAGACCGGAAATCGCACAAACTATCGTTAATCTTGGTATTGATTTAGGGAAATTCCCCACAAAAAGTACGTTGAAAAAAGGAATTGAAGCTGCTTTAGAAATAACTAAAAAGCAAATTGTTGATCTTGAGGTTTAA